TCCCGGTCGAGCAGGGTTACGTCTGGACCACCTGCGCCGCAGTCCAGAACGGCAACCCGCTGTTCTGGGAGGATGACGTGGCCGCAGCCCTCACCGACGGTCCCATCGCACCGGCCACGATGCTCTCCGTCTGGTTCCGACCCCACCACTGGTCGCCGGGCCGCACCGAACCGGCCGTTCCACTGCAAGTCCACTTCGACCTGAAGGAGGACCTGGACCTCCCCGAGGCGATCATCTCGTCGAACACCAACACCTTCCACGAGCCGGTCCGGATCGGAGACCGGGTGCGGTCCCGACAGGTCCTCCGGTCGGTCAGCGAACCTAGAACCACGAAGTTGGGCCGGGGACGGTTCTGGACCATCGACGTGGAGTACCTGAACCAGGACGACGTGGTGGTCGGCGTGGAGTCGTACACGGCCTTCGGCTACCGGCGGCCCGAAGCCGGGGAGGATGCCGACCAGGCCGGGGAGGAGGCCCCGTGAGCGCACCGCACCTGCTCCTCGGCGACGTGGCCGTCGGCGACACGCTGCCTGAGCTGGGCCACGACGTCACAGCCACCACGGTGGTTCTGGGCGCCCTGGCGTCGAGGGACTGGCGCCCCATGCACCACGACCGGGACTTCGCCGTCAACCGGAACGGCACCCGTGACATCTTCCTGAACACCCCCAACCAGGCAGCCTGGTTCGAGCGCTACGTGACCGACTGGACCGGGCCCACCGGACGCCTCGGCCGCATGACCTTCCGCATGAACACCCCGGTGTTCCCCGGAGACCTGATGGAGTTCAGCGCCACGGTCACCCTTGTCGGCACCGACGACGCCGGCTGCGGATGGATCGGCCTGGACGTGGCCCTGATGGTCGGCGACGTGGCCGCCACGACGTGCGCCATCCGCGTGGCCGTACCGGTGGACGGGCAAGACAACCCCTGGTCGCGCCACGGCGACGACTGGCGCCCCTAGGAGAACCGATGGACCTCGCCTTCACCGACGAACAGGGCATGCTCCGCGATGCCGTGCGCGGGTTGTGCAGCGGTGCCACGGAGTCGGTGCGCGGACTGGAGGACGACCCGAAGGGATTCGACGACGGCTTCTGGGACCAGCTGGCGACCATGGGCCTGACAGGCCTGATGCTGGGCGAGGAGCACGGCGGTTCGGCCATGGGCCTGCTGGACGCCGTTGTCGTCTACGAGGAGTTCGGGCGCAGCCTCGTGCCATCGCCCCACCTGGACTCCTCGGTGGTGTCGGCCGGGGTGCTGGCCCTCGCCGGGTCCGCCGAGCAGCAGGCCGACTGGCTACCCGGCATCGCCAGCGGTCGGAGCATCCTGATCCCGGCCTGGCTGGAGCCGGACAACAGTTCGGGGCCGCACGGCATCCGACTCCCGGCCGTCACGGAAGGCGACGAGGTTGTCCTGACCGGCACGAAGCGCCACGTGGCCTTCGCCTCGTCGGCCGACCTGCTCGTCGTGCCGGCCCGGGGCGAAGCGGGGATCGACCTCTACCTGCTGGATCCGACGGCAGACGGGGTGACCCTGACACTCCAGAGGACCGTGGCCGGCGACACCCAGTACCGGGTCGACTTGGACGGCGTCCGGGTGCCGTGCAGCGACCGCATAGGCGCTCCCGGTACCGGTTGGGACACCTGGCACGCCGTGATGCTCGACGCCCTCGTGCTGGTGGCCGCCAGGGCGGTGGGCGCTGCAGAGGCTACGCACGCGCTGACCACCGGGTACGCAAGGGAGCGCCACCAGTTCGGCAAGCCGATCGCCGCCTTCCAGGCGATCAGCCACTCGCTGGCCGACGGCATAACCGCCATCGACGGCGCCCGGGTGCTCGTCCACCGGGCGGCCTGGGCCCGCGACGAGGGTCGGTGCATCGAGGCCCTGGCGCCAATGGCGAAGCTGTTCGCAACCCAGACCTGCCGGGACGTCACCGGCGTGGCCATCCAGGTCCACGGCGGCATGGGGTTCACCCTGGAGTGCGACGCCCAGCTCTACTTCCGACGGGCCAAGTCGTGGCAGCTCAACTGGTTCGACGACGACCACCTCGAGGAGCTGATAGCTCGCCAGATCCTGGACTGAGCCGGCCGGCGACCATCCCCGGCGGGCCTCGACTCGGCGACCCGGGAGGTCCCTGACCTATCCTCCCCAACCCGGCTTCCCGTTGGGACGCCGGGGGAACGAGACGGGGGCACCATGGGCACATCGTGGATCATCGAGGGACAGGTCGACCCGCGTTGGCCCATCAACACCAGGGGCAACGTCGGCGAGGTGTTCCCCGAGGTCCTCACCCCCCTCTCCTACCGGCTGGGCGTGATCGCCGCCGAGAAGGCCTGGCGAGACGCCTACACGGAGTTGGGCGTGGCCCGGAAGGGCGACTTCGCCAGTGACGACCCGGTGATCGTCGGCCTCTACGGCGGCTACGCCTACCTCAACCTCTCGTACCTGCGGATCCTTGGCGTCAGGGCGCCCAGCTCGTCGCCGGAGGCCATCGACGTGGCCTTCTTCGGCGAGGGTGATCCTCCGCCCTACGTGCCCAGGAAGGGCGACAAGAGCCTGCTGTCCACCCTCAAGATCCTGAAGTCCGTCCTGGGGGCGCTGGGGACCAGGTCCATGCCGGCGATGGTCGCCGACAGCTACGGGAAGGCCGACGCCCACCGGGCGCTCTGCCCGGAGCTGGACGCCCCCGACGAGGACCTGCTGGCCTACCTCCACGCCTTCCCTGTCGCCTTCGGACCGGCCTTCCACAACCACATGCTGTCGACGGCGCTGGCCTCGATCGTGACCGGCGTGCTTGCCGACGCCTGCGCCGCCGCCGGCCAACCGGGCCTCGTTACTCACCTGATCGGGTCGGCCGGTGACGTGAAGTCGGCCGAGTACTCCAAGGACCTCTACGCCATCGCCCGGGCCGTGATCGGCCGACCCTCGGTCATGGCGGCCTTCGACGTCGGCGTGGACGGACTGTTGGACCGTGTGGCCGACGACCCGGAGGCGGCCGACTTCCGTGCGCGGTTCGCCGACTTCACGGCCACGCACGGCCATCGGGGACCCAACGACTGGGAGCTCTCCTCGCGCAACTGGGAGAACACCCCGGAGCTGGCCCTGCTGGCCATCGACCGCATGCGCCTGGCCGACTACGACCTGGACCCGGCAGGCCGGTTGGCCGACGACGAGGACCGACGGCAGGCCGCCGTCGACGTCGTGCGCCCACACCTGAAGGTCATGGACAGGAAGAACTTCGACAAGGCCCTGGCAGCCGCTCCGTGGTGGGCCCAGGCCCGCGAGGCCACCCGGGACAGGGCCATCCGCATCGGAGCACCGACCAAGCAGGTCTACCGGGAGCTCGTACGCCGGGCCGCCGGGCGGGGCGGCGACCCCGATCCGGTCAGGGTGGCGCTGTTGGACCCCATCGACGAACTGCCCGGCTACCTCGACGACCCACCGACGCACCTGGCCACGATCGCCGAACGGGGAGCGCTGTTCCGCCGCTACGCCGCCGTCGAGCCGAGGTTCTTCATCACGTCGCAGGACGAGGTGCCCACCATCGAGGAACTGGAGGCCGACCACGCCGCCCGGACCACCGTGCCGACCGCCGTTCCCGGCGACGTCCTGACCGGTGCCTCGGGCTGCCAGGGAGTGGCCCGGGGTCGGGCCCGCGTCGTCATGGACCCGGCCGATGCCATCTACCTGGAACCCGGAGAGGTGCTGGTGGCACCCATCACCGATCCGGCGTGGACCCCGCTCTTCCTGCCCTCGGCAGCCGTGGTGGTCAACGTGGGCGCCCTGATGAGCCACGCCGTGATCGTGTCGCGTGAGCTCGGCATCCCCTGCGTGGTGTCGGTCGAAGAGGCCACCTCCCGGATACCGGACGGGGCGTTGGTCGAGGTGGACGGCACCGCCGGAACTGTGACGGTCCTGGAGGCCTGACGCACCGCCGCCTGGCAATGGTCCCAGAGCCTGAGGCGCTGACCTGCGACGGCGGGGACCGTCAGCCGAGCACCCCGGTTGGACAGGACACCCCGGTACCGCCGATCCCGCAGTAGCCCATGGGGTTCCGGGCCAGGTACTGCTGGTGATGGGCCTCGGCGTAGTAGAACGCGGTCCTGTCGACGACCTCGGTGGTCACCGCAGCGAAGCCCTCCCCGGCCAGCCTGGCCGCGTAGGCGTCGCGGCCGGCCTCGGCGACCGCACGCTGGGCGTCGTCGGCCACGTAGATACCGGACCGGTACTGGGTACCCACATCGTTGCCCTGTCGCATCCCCTGGGTGGGGTCGTGGTTCTCCCAGAAGGTCCGCAGGACGCCCTCGAGGCCGACGACCGTCGGATCGAAGACCACCAGCACCACCTCGTTGTGCCCGGTGAGGCCGGAGCAGACCTCCTCGTAGGTGGGGTTGGGCGTGTGGCCGCCCGAGTAGCCCACGGCGGTGGTCCACACGCCGGGGGCCTCCCAGAACTTCCGCTCAGCGCCCCAGAAGCAACCCATGCCGACGACGACGGTTTCCATCCCGTCCGGGAACGGTGGCACCAGCGGACGCCCGTTGACCACGTGGTCCCCGGGCTCTTCCATGGCCTCGACCCGCCCGGGCAGGGCGTCGCCGGGGTCCGGGATCGTCAGCAGTCGGTGTCCGAAGGCCATGGACGGATGCTACGTCCGGGCCGTCAGATGGTGAAGGCAAGTCGCCCGGCCAGCTGCCTGGCCAGGTCGAGGTCACCCGCCAGCGCCACGCTGCCGTCCTCTATGAGCGGAGCCGGGTCCTTGCGCCCGCCGGTCAGGGCCAGCCAGTCGTGCGACGACAGGGTCAGGGTGGCAGTCGGTTCGGAGTCGAAGGCATCCACCAGCGCGGCCCGTCCGTCCACGGCCACGCGTATGACCGCCTCGACCGGCCCGGTCAGGTTCACCTCCACCCGGCTGCCGTCCGGCGCACCCGCCTTCTTGCCGATTACGTAGCCGGCCACCGTGGTGACCTCGGCGACGGCCATCTCCGCGGGCAGGCCCCCACCCGACGGCTCGTGGCCGAGGGGCTCCCGGCAGTCCTCGAGGTGCAACCACGAGTCGTAGACCCTGACGTGCATGAAGCGCAGGTACGGCACCTCGCCGACCGGCGACCAGCCCACGGCGAGGATCTCCTCGTCTGACATGGCGGCCAGCTCGGCCAACCGTTCGCCGGTGACGGCACGGAACGCCTCCACCACCTCGGGCCCGGACAGCGACCGCATCGACTCGACCCAGCGTTCGTTGCCCTCGCCAGCAGGGTTCCTGACGTGCTCGCCCGACACCTCTACCTCGGGCGCCGAGTGGCCCTGGAGCATCCGCTCGGTGCCCACGATGTGGGCCAGGTTGTCCTGAACGGTCCATCCCGGACACCGGCTGGGCGTCGCCCATTCCCCGTCGGAGAGCCCGGCGGCCCACTCCGACCACTCGGTCCATATCTGCTCCAACCCGCCGAGGATCCGTCCCCGGTCCAACTCGATCTCCACGTGCTTCGTCCTCCTAGGGCGTCGGGTCAGGGGGTTGGGTTGGCCACGGAGCTCCACTCCCGGGCCTCGATGTACGGTCGGAACACCTCGCCTACATCGGCCAGGTCGGCTGCGGTCTTGGGTCGCTGCATCTCGAAGAGGTGTGGGAACTCCAGCCAGCCGACCACCAGGTCCCAGAGCCGGTCGGCGGCATCGCCGGTCGGCGGGTCAATGAGGACAGGACCGAAGAGCTTGCGGGAGTCGTCCTCGTCAACCCCCGGGAAGACCAGGGTCGGTACCCCCCAGCCGCCCATGGAGACGACCCGATCATGGTCGGCCCGGACGTCGTCGTGGGTCGTGGGGTCGTCCAGGGCCTCGTCGACCAGCCCGGGATCCAGATCCATCTCCACGAGGAGCTCGCGGGCCACTTCGGCGCGGTGGGGCTGGCGGCCCTCCACGTGCAGCGCCGTGCCCGACCGCAGGTACCAGGCATCGTTCAGGTCGGGGTGCCGACGCTTCAGGAGCGCACCGATGCGCATCATCGACCACCCGTAGGACCACTCCCTCTCCCACGGGTGCTTCTTGCCCTCGACCCGGTTCACCTCCTCGAGGCTGAAGAACCGCCAGTCCACCTCGAGGCCCTGCCGGTCCCGGACCTCGCGCATCCAGAGGGAGGTCTGGTACGCCCACGGGCAGATCACGTCGAAGTGGAACTCGACCCGGGTCGGTGCTCCGATCGGTGCGTCGGTCATGGCCGGGAGCCTCGCGCAGCCACGGCTGGACGACCCCAGCGGGCGCATCAGCCCGGGTCGGCCAATCGCAGCTCGTGGCGCATCACCTTTCCCAGGGCGTTCCGGGGCAGGACGTCTACGGCAACCACCCTCCTGGGCAGCTTGTAGGAAGCCAGGCGGTCGCGTGCGAAGGCCCGGAGCTCGTCGACCGACGGGCATTCCACGCCATCGGGCGGCACCACCCACGCCACCACCTCCTCGCCCCACTCATCGGACCCGATCCCGGCCACGGCCACCTCGGCCACCGCCGGATGGGCGGCCAGGGCGTCGTCCACCTCACGCGGGTACACGTTGAAGCCACCGGTGATGATCAGGTCCCCGGCCCGGCCGACGATCGAGACGTAGCCGTCGGCGTCCACAGCCCCCAGGTCGCCGGTCCGGAACCAGGCGCCTCCGCCGTCGGAATCCGCCACGAAGGCCTCGTCAGTGGCCTCCGGTCGTTCCCAGTAGCCGGCGAACACGTTGGGTCCCCGGACCAGGATCTCGCCGCTCCCCTCCGCCAGGCGTAGGTCCACCCCCGGCAGGGGGATCCCCACGGCACCGGCGCGACGCTCGCCGTCGAACGGGTTGGACACCAGCATCACCGTCTCGGTCATGCCGTAGCGCTCCAGCACGGCAACGCCTGCCTCGGTGGCCAGTCGACCGTGGAGGGTGGCGGCCAGCGGGGCCGAACCTGCAACACAGAGCCGCAGGGCGCCGAGGTCGGCCACCCGCCAATGGTCGGCCAGGCGGTGGTACATGGTCGGCACGCCGAAGAACATCGAGCAGCGGTGGTCGGCCAGGCCGTCGAACACGGCGTCGGGGTCGAAGCCGGACTGCAGCACCGCCGATCCGCCGGCCAGCAGGGTCCCGTGGAGGCCCACGCCCAGCCCGTGCATGTGGAACAGCGGCAGGCACAACAGGAGGCGGTCGGAGTCGGACCAGCGCCACGCCAGCTGGACGGACAGGGCGCCGGCTAGCAGGTTGGCCTGGGTCAGGACCGCTCCCTTGGGACGTCCGGTGGTGCCCGAGGTGTAGCCGATGACGGCCGGATCATCCGGTGAGTTTCGGTCGAGGACCGCCCGGGCCCCACCGTCCGCCAGGTCCACCGCTGTGCCGGAGACCACCAGGTCCGAATCCAGCGCCGCCAACCTGTCGGCCCAGCCGTCGTGGTCCACGAGGGCGGCCCTCGGGCGGCAGTCGGCGACCACGTGGGAGAGCTCGGCCTCTCGGTACGCGCCGTTGGTCGGCACCACCACCAGCCCGAGTCGCAGGCAGGCGAAGTGGGCCGCAGCCAGGTCGATGCTGGACGGCCCCGAGATGAGCACCCGGTCGCCGGCTTCCAGGCCGACCCCGCCAAGGCGTCCGGCCACGACCTCCGTCAGGTCCAGGAACTCCCCCCGGGAGATCCAGACGGGATGGTCTTCGGCCGCCCGTGACCATGTGCCGTGGAGCAACCGACGATCGGGGTCGCCTGTGAGTCGGCGTACGCAGGCTCCCACCAGAGCGCCAGGTTCGGAAAGTACGAACGCGGCGTCGCCGTCGCCTCCCCCGGCCAGGTGTCCGCTCCAGTGCCTCGGCTGGTCCATCCGCCGGACCGTACCGGCCACCGGAGCCCCGACTTGATCCGGTCCGCCGCCTCAGTCATACTAATGGTATTCATTACTAATGGTCGTCGGTGGACGCCGCTCGACCCGCAACCCAGGAGCACCCATGGAGTTCGGCATCTTCTCGAACGGCTACACCCCCGGACCGGCCGCCCACGACTCCGAGAGCGAGCACATGGAGCTCCTGCGCGAGGCCGAGTACGCCATCCTGGCCGACAAGCACAACTGGAAGTACATCTGGTTCGGCGAGCACCACGGCCTCACCGAGTACAGCCACATGTCCGCCCCAGCCCCAGTCATGGGCTGGGTGGCAGCCCAGACCGACTACATCCACATCGGCTCGGCCATCACCAGCCTGCCGACCAACAAGGAACACCCGGTCCGCATAGCCGAACGGGCCGCCATGCTCGACCATGTCACGAACAACCGGTTCGAGTTCGGAACCGGCCGGGGCGCCGGCAGCCACGAACTCCGCACCTTCAACGTCATGGACCCGAGCGTGACCAAGGCCCAGTGGGACGAGGTCATCCGCGAGATACCCCGCATGTGGGAGCAGAAGGACTACGACTTCGACGGGGAGTTCTTCACCGTGCCGACCCCCCACAACATCCTCCCCAAGCCCTACGGCAAGGGGCACCCGCCGCTCTGGGTGGCCTGCGGCAACCCGCCCACGTTCGCCAAGGCCGGCTCGCTGGGCATCGGCGCCATCGCCTTCAACTTCGAGCCCATCCACAACCTGAGGGGCCGGGTGGAGGCCTACAAGGAGGCCATCCAGGACCCGGTCGAGCAGATCGGCCAGTTCAAGAACGACAACGTGATGATGACCAACGCCTGCATCTGCCTCGAGGACCGCGACGAGGCCCGGGCCGTGGCCAAGGCCAAGGGGCGGGGCTACCTCGTCACCATGGTCAACATGTACCACGACACCATGCCCAAGTCGCCTGGCGCCATCACCTGGCCCGACCCGCCCATGGACCCGGGCTGGACGGACGAGCTCCTGGACCTGGCCATCGACGGTGGCTACATGCTGTGCGGCAACCCCGAGGAGGTCTGCGAGCAGCTGAACCGCTACAGGGAGGTGGGTTGCGACCAGGTGGTGTTCGGGCTCCCCACCGAGGGCCTGACCTACGACCAGACCCTCGAGATGATCGAACTCTTCGGCGACCAGGTCATCCCCGAGCACGACGGCGACCGCACCCACTCCACCGATCGCTACCGGGCCCAGGCCCAGCGCCGATTCCCGGAGTTCCAGTACCCGATCCCCGAGGGCATCGACGTGTCGGTCATCCCGACCACCGCCCTGCTCCCGCTGGCCTAGGCCCGATCAGGCTACGACCGGACACCGGGATCCCCCATGGCCCGCGACGGCACCGAGACCCGGGCCCGGCTCCTGGCCGAGGCCGAGAGCCAGTTCGCCGAGGTCGGAATATGGCAGGCGACCATGGGCGACATCGTCCGGGCCGCCGGCCAGCGGAACGCCTCGGCGCTCACATACCACTTCGGTTCCCGGGAGGGGGTGCTGGACGCCATCCTGGCCGAGCACGGGAATCCCATCGACGCCCACCGGGGCGAGATGTTGTCGATGGTCCACCACGACCCGGACGTCCCGGCCGACATCCGATCGCTGGTCTCGGCCCTGGTCAGGCCGATGACCACCGTCCTGGCAGACTCCCGGGGCAGGCGCTACGTCCGGATCGTGGCCCAGTTGTCCGACCGGTTCCCAGCCTGGCAGGACGTCCCCGAGGGCGTGGACCAGGCCCACCTAACCGACGCCCTGGTCCGGCTGGAGGCCCGGGCCGACGGACCGGATGCCTCGATCCGCACCGCCCGGCTGGTGGCCATGATCCGGCTCATGACCTCCTCGCTGGCCGCCCGGGCCGTGGTCCTGGACTCCGGTACCACCCCGACGCTCGACGACCGGGCCTACGAGGGGGACCTCATCGACGTGCTGGTCGGCGTCCTGACCGCCCCCAGCACCCTCGCGGCCTGAACCGACCGGTACCGTCCGCTGCCGTGCACGTAGTCCTCGTCCGCCACGGCCGTCCGGAGACCGTCATCGACTCCCCCACCGTCGCCGACCCCGGACTCTGCGAGCTGGGTGTCTGGCAGGCCGACCGCCTGGCCGCCTGGCTGGCCTGCGAGGAGATCGACCACGTGGTCACCAGCCCCAAGCAGCGGGCCGTCCAGACCGTCGAGGCGGTGGCCGCGGCCCGGGGGCTCACCCCCGAGGTCGTACACGGCTTCGACGAGATCGACCGCGGGTCCCACACCTACCTCCCCACCGAGCTGCTGCCCACAGAGGGCGGCGCATACTGGGAGAAGATCAGCCAACGGCGCTACGAGGAGATCGGCTGGGACACGCCGGAGGAGTTCCGGAAGCGGGTCGTGGCCGCCTGGGACGCCCTGTGCCGCAACCCGCCCGGTGGACGGGTCCTGGTGGCCTGCCACGGCGGCACCATCCGCACCATCCTGGCCGACGTGGTCGGCAACCCGGCCGCCGGGTTCCGCCTGGACTACGCCTCGATCAGCAGGGTCGAGGTGACGGCCCCCGAAGACCCCGACTGCGGCTCCGACCCGTTCTGCACCATCCTCGGCACGAACGGCACGGGCCACTTCGACGCCGAGCGGACGGCCGAGGTGGGCGCCTTCCGTGGCGCCGAACGGCCCGGGCCGACCACCCCGCGAAGGCCCATGACCGCGTCGTCGGACTGACCAGCCCGACGACGGCCACAAGCGACGCCGGACGACAGGGTGTCAGGTCGTACGACCGTAGAAGGTCTGCACCGCCGAGTCCGAGAGCCCTATCCCGGGCCGGTCGTTGAAGGCAAAGACGACCAGCATGCGGGTCACCACCCCCTCGGTGGGCGTCACCCGGTGCATGGCGTTACGCCCCCGGAACATGACGAGGTCACCCGGCGAGAAGGCCAGGCGGTCCACCTCCACCATCCCGTCGAGTACCTCGGCCACCCGCTCGAACGCCATGTCCCCGGCGTCGGCGT
Above is a window of Acidimicrobiales bacterium DNA encoding:
- a CDS encoding MaoC family dehydratase N-terminal domain-containing protein, with amino-acid sequence MSDPVNTRDPAPIPAEVTARIDLVQYEEDGGFPVEQGYVWTTCAAVQNGNPLFWEDDVAAALTDGPIAPATMLSVWFRPHHWSPGRTEPAVPLQVHFDLKEDLDLPEAIISSNTNTFHEPVRIGDRVRSRQVLRSVSEPRTTKLGRGRFWTIDVEYLNQDDVVVGVESYTAFGYRRPEAGEDADQAGEEAP
- a CDS encoding acyl-CoA/acyl-ACP dehydrogenase, with amino-acid sequence MDLAFTDEQGMLRDAVRGLCSGATESVRGLEDDPKGFDDGFWDQLATMGLTGLMLGEEHGGSAMGLLDAVVVYEEFGRSLVPSPHLDSSVVSAGVLALAGSAEQQADWLPGIASGRSILIPAWLEPDNSSGPHGIRLPAVTEGDEVVLTGTKRHVAFASSADLLVVPARGEAGIDLYLLDPTADGVTLTLQRTVAGDTQYRVDLDGVRVPCSDRIGAPGTGWDTWHAVMLDALVLVAARAVGAAEATHALTTGYARERHQFGKPIAAFQAISHSLADGITAIDGARVLVHRAAWARDEGRCIEALAPMAKLFATQTCRDVTGVAIQVHGGMGFTLECDAQLYFRRAKSWQLNWFDDDHLEELIARQILD
- a CDS encoding PEP-utilizing enzyme, which gives rise to MGTSWIIEGQVDPRWPINTRGNVGEVFPEVLTPLSYRLGVIAAEKAWRDAYTELGVARKGDFASDDPVIVGLYGGYAYLNLSYLRILGVRAPSSSPEAIDVAFFGEGDPPPYVPRKGDKSLLSTLKILKSVLGALGTRSMPAMVADSYGKADAHRALCPELDAPDEDLLAYLHAFPVAFGPAFHNHMLSTALASIVTGVLADACAAAGQPGLVTHLIGSAGDVKSAEYSKDLYAIARAVIGRPSVMAAFDVGVDGLLDRVADDPEAADFRARFADFTATHGHRGPNDWELSSRNWENTPELALLAIDRMRLADYDLDPAGRLADDEDRRQAAVDVVRPHLKVMDRKNFDKALAAAPWWAQAREATRDRAIRIGAPTKQVYRELVRRAAGRGGDPDPVRVALLDPIDELPGYLDDPPTHLATIAERGALFRRYAAVEPRFFITSQDEVPTIEELEADHAARTTVPTAVPGDVLTGASGCQGVARGRARVVMDPADAIYLEPGEVLVAPITDPAWTPLFLPSAAVVVNVGALMSHAVIVSRELGIPCVVSVEEATSRIPDGALVEVDGTAGTVTVLEA
- the msrA gene encoding peptide-methionine (S)-S-oxide reductase MsrA; the encoded protein is MAFGHRLLTIPDPGDALPGRVEAMEEPGDHVVNGRPLVPPFPDGMETVVVGMGCFWGAERKFWEAPGVWTTAVGYSGGHTPNPTYEEVCSGLTGHNEVVLVVFDPTVVGLEGVLRTFWENHDPTQGMRQGNDVGTQYRSGIYVADDAQRAVAEAGRDAYAARLAGEGFAAVTTEVVDRTAFYYAEAHHQQYLARNPMGYCGIGGTGVSCPTGVLG
- a CDS encoding maleylpyruvate isomerase family mycothiol-dependent enzyme, yielding MEIELDRGRILGGLEQIWTEWSEWAAGLSDGEWATPSRCPGWTVQDNLAHIVGTERMLQGHSAPEVEVSGEHVRNPAGEGNERWVESMRSLSGPEVVEAFRAVTGERLAELAAMSDEEILAVGWSPVGEVPYLRFMHVRVYDSWLHLEDCREPLGHEPSGGGLPAEMAVAEVTTVAGYVIGKKAGAPDGSRVEVNLTGPVEAVIRVAVDGRAALVDAFDSEPTATLTLSSHDWLALTGGRKDPAPLIEDGSVALAGDLDLARQLAGRLAFTI
- a CDS encoding DsbA family protein, with protein sequence MTDAPIGAPTRVEFHFDVICPWAYQTSLWMREVRDRQGLEVDWRFFSLEEVNRVEGKKHPWEREWSYGWSMMRIGALLKRRHPDLNDAWYLRSGTALHVEGRQPHRAEVARELLVEMDLDPGLVDEALDDPTTHDDVRADHDRVVSMGGWGVPTLVFPGVDEDDSRKLFGPVLIDPPTGDAADRLWDLVVGWLEFPHLFEMQRPKTAADLADVGEVFRPYIEAREWSSVANPTP
- a CDS encoding AMP-binding protein, yielding MDQPRHWSGHLAGGGDGDAAFVLSEPGALVGACVRRLTGDPDRRLLHGTWSRAAEDHPVWISRGEFLDLTEVVAGRLGGVGLEAGDRVLISGPSSIDLAAAHFACLRLGLVVVPTNGAYREAELSHVVADCRPRAALVDHDGWADRLAALDSDLVVSGTAVDLADGGARAVLDRNSPDDPAVIGYTSGTTGRPKGAVLTQANLLAGALSVQLAWRWSDSDRLLLCLPLFHMHGLGVGLHGTLLAGGSAVLQSGFDPDAVFDGLADHRCSMFFGVPTMYHRLADHWRVADLGALRLCVAGSAPLAATLHGRLATEAGVAVLERYGMTETVMLVSNPFDGERRAGAVGIPLPGVDLRLAEGSGEILVRGPNVFAGYWERPEATDEAFVADSDGGGAWFRTGDLGAVDADGYVSIVGRAGDLIITGGFNVYPREVDDALAAHPAVAEVAVAGIGSDEWGEEVVAWVVPPDGVECPSVDELRAFARDRLASYKLPRRVVAVDVLPRNALGKVMRHELRLADPG
- a CDS encoding LLM class flavin-dependent oxidoreductase, encoding MEFGIFSNGYTPGPAAHDSESEHMELLREAEYAILADKHNWKYIWFGEHHGLTEYSHMSAPAPVMGWVAAQTDYIHIGSAITSLPTNKEHPVRIAERAAMLDHVTNNRFEFGTGRGAGSHELRTFNVMDPSVTKAQWDEVIREIPRMWEQKDYDFDGEFFTVPTPHNILPKPYGKGHPPLWVACGNPPTFAKAGSLGIGAIAFNFEPIHNLRGRVEAYKEAIQDPVEQIGQFKNDNVMMTNACICLEDRDEARAVAKAKGRGYLVTMVNMYHDTMPKSPGAITWPDPPMDPGWTDELLDLAIDGGYMLCGNPEEVCEQLNRYREVGCDQVVFGLPTEGLTYDQTLEMIELFGDQVIPEHDGDRTHSTDRYRAQAQRRFPEFQYPIPEGIDVSVIPTTALLPLA
- a CDS encoding TetR family transcriptional regulator; this encodes MARDGTETRARLLAEAESQFAEVGIWQATMGDIVRAAGQRNASALTYHFGSREGVLDAILAEHGNPIDAHRGEMLSMVHHDPDVPADIRSLVSALVRPMTTVLADSRGRRYVRIVAQLSDRFPAWQDVPEGVDQAHLTDALVRLEARADGPDASIRTARLVAMIRLMTSSLAARAVVLDSGTTPTLDDRAYEGDLIDVLVGVLTAPSTLAA
- a CDS encoding histidine phosphatase family protein, with the translated sequence MHVVLVRHGRPETVIDSPTVADPGLCELGVWQADRLAAWLACEEIDHVVTSPKQRAVQTVEAVAAARGLTPEVVHGFDEIDRGSHTYLPTELLPTEGGAYWEKISQRRYEEIGWDTPEEFRKRVVAAWDALCRNPPGGRVLVACHGGTIRTILADVVGNPAAGFRLDYASISRVEVTAPEDPDCGSDPFCTILGTNGTGHFDAERTAEVGAFRGAERPGPTTPRRPMTASSD